The following are encoded in a window of Pseudalgibacter alginicilyticus genomic DNA:
- a CDS encoding RagB/SusD family nutrient uptake outer membrane protein — protein MKIYKNIKPILALLMFSMLLNACDDFIQEDNYTDITSETFLNEDNADQLIIGLYTATRGVYRNHSYKFEGTDLFTTKSELYAFNSGNDYNNLVPPTTNGVWSGNYNVISKANTAINRYNNQISWSDTNLDAKAYGIAQARALRALAFFNLAVQYGGVVLDLEEPLSIRNDYTRSTEEETFTLIISELEAAIPNLENSPETGRFSRRAAQHLLSEVYLTRAYKSYAGANDFQTAADLAVQAIDGYDIRTQTFAEVFDYDNQINDEILFAAQWENNAFASDRNNNKHSLFMYNLFDYPGVSRANQYGVQGDGLMMTPYFYSLFADNDTREDATIHRVIYADEPGFSVGSDVIVPGDTLVYFPKQALDVTELTDKLDRYWVFQPDEYLWGKPDDIAGVNYTYSSNPYFVNFPIMKKFDDEIYFDENGGARDTFIFRVAETHLLAAEAFLGANNTTQALFHINRVRERATGVANHYANINLDIILEERALELIGETNRWAVLKRMGKLEERIELYNPHVIDHGAFDASKHLLRPIPTREIELSPNTMEQNPLYE, from the coding sequence ATGAAAATATATAAAAATATAAAACCAATTTTAGCATTGCTCATGTTTTCAATGCTTTTAAATGCCTGTGATGACTTCATACAAGAGGATAACTATACAGATATTACAAGTGAAACTTTTTTGAATGAAGATAATGCCGATCAATTAATAATTGGCTTATACACCGCAACAAGAGGCGTATATAGAAACCACAGTTATAAATTTGAAGGAACAGACCTGTTTACAACTAAAAGCGAACTATACGCTTTTAATAGTGGAAACGATTATAATAATTTAGTGCCACCTACCACAAACGGTGTTTGGAGTGGTAATTATAATGTAATATCCAAAGCCAACACAGCCATTAACCGTTATAACAACCAAATTAGCTGGAGTGACACGAATTTAGACGCTAAAGCTTATGGTATAGCCCAAGCACGTGCCTTACGAGCATTAGCATTTTTTAATTTAGCGGTACAATACGGCGGTGTGGTATTAGATCTTGAAGAACCGTTAAGCATACGTAATGATTATACGCGTTCTACAGAAGAGGAAACCTTTACTTTGATTATTAGTGAATTAGAAGCAGCCATACCAAACCTTGAAAATAGCCCAGAAACTGGTCGCTTTTCCAGACGAGCTGCACAACACCTTTTATCTGAAGTGTACCTTACTCGTGCCTATAAATCGTATGCAGGAGCGAACGATTTTCAAACAGCGGCAGATTTAGCGGTACAAGCTATAGACGGGTATGATATTAGAACCCAAACATTTGCTGAGGTGTTTGATTATGATAATCAAATAAATGATGAAATTTTATTTGCCGCACAATGGGAAAACAATGCATTTGCAAGTGATAGAAATAACAACAAGCACTCCTTATTTATGTACAATCTATTCGATTATCCGGGAGTAAGCCGTGCAAACCAATATGGTGTACAAGGAGATGGTTTGATGATGACACCCTATTTCTACTCATTATTTGCTGATAACGATACGCGTGAAGACGCTACCATACATCGTGTGATTTATGCAGACGAACCTGGGTTTTCGGTTGGATCAGATGTAATTGTACCTGGTGACACCTTGGTGTATTTTCCAAAACAAGCATTAGATGTAACAGAGCTTACCGATAAATTAGATCGCTATTGGGTATTTCAACCAGATGAATACCTGTGGGGCAAGCCAGATGATATTGCAGGAGTAAATTACACGTATTCATCAAATCCATATTTTGTAAATTTCCCAATCATGAAAAAGTTTGATGATGAGATTTATTTTGATGAAAATGGTGGTGCACGAGACACCTTTATTTTTAGAGTAGCAGAAACCCATTTATTAGCTGCCGAAGCTTTTCTTGGAGCTAATAATACTACTCAGGCGTTGTTTCATATAAATAGGGTTAGAGAGCGTGCTACAGGAGTTGCCAATCATTATGCTAATATAAATTTAGATATTATCTTAGAAGAGCGTGCTTTAGAATTGATAGGAGAAACCAACCGTTGGGCTGTGCTAAAACGAATGGGTAAATTAGAGGAGCGTATAGAATTATATAACCCACATGTAATTGACCATGGTGCCTTTGATGCTTCAAAACATCTATTACGCCCCATACCAACACGAGAAATAGAATTATCACCTAATACAATGGAGCAAAATCCACTTTATGAATAA
- a CDS encoding GH92 family glycosyl hydrolase produces the protein MKLNYSLKSKISFISFIIIAFTSCKNQDKSIDIDTVKSEQVIDYAAKVYPLLDTENSRWFFFSSANRPFGMVNLSPDTQIGGAWGSGYRYKTDTIKGFSHIHAWQMSGISVMPVTISDDSRKSIYKDFYSQFNHDKEQITPGHHVLELERFQIQTELTSTKRVGFHQYTFLKNTKPSILFNLNTILGPCVNSGGLLELNNGNELSGSVVMEPTSRRPKPLTVYFKVKLNTEITSIAQDEETKNYLVNLKNTQDKVLMKVGISYTSIENADINIDKELPHWNFEAVVEQSKKEWNSLLSRIQVKGGTEKDQTRFYTDLWHALQGRRIISDINGAYPDNTGEKFRIGQLPLDEAGVPKFNHYNSDSFWGAQWTINTLWGLAYPEIMEDFVHSLMQYYKDGGLIPRGPSGGNYTYVMTGASSTPFIVSAIQKGIIQNDLEYIYQALKKNHLIDGIMGKSGYEHNTNLGGGLKYYINNGYVPYPLPDGRFGIHEDGASMTLEYAYQDWTLAQLAKKLNHIEDYDYFIKRSKNYQNVYDAETTWVRPKNIEGVWKKDFDPYQVENGFIESNSAQSTWFVPHDLSGLAELMGGKESAVKKLNYQFVKAEDLNFAAGTSHSVETHPEYSRVPINFGNQPSIQTSFVFNQLNRPDLTQYWTRKVIEKTFSGLSPATGYNGDEDQGLMGSLNVLLKMGLFQMNGGTEENPEYQIGSPLFEEVNIKLHPDYYSNSIFTIKAKNNSTSNIYVNQIKFNEQPIENYKIDHNAIISGGELNLEMSNKPNKK, from the coding sequence ATGAAGTTGAATTATAGCCTTAAAAGCAAAATAAGTTTTATAAGTTTTATAATCATTGCATTTACATCGTGCAAAAATCAAGATAAGTCCATTGATATTGATACAGTGAAAAGTGAACAGGTTATAGACTATGCAGCCAAAGTGTATCCGTTGTTGGATACTGAAAACTCTAGATGGTTTTTCTTTTCATCGGCTAACCGTCCTTTTGGGATGGTAAACTTAAGTCCCGATACTCAAATAGGGGGTGCTTGGGGTAGCGGCTATAGATATAAAACAGATACAATAAAAGGTTTTAGCCATATTCATGCGTGGCAAATGTCAGGTATTTCAGTAATGCCTGTAACCATTTCTGATGATAGTAGAAAAAGTATTTATAAAGATTTTTACTCTCAGTTTAATCATGATAAAGAACAAATAACCCCAGGACATCATGTTTTGGAGTTAGAAAGATTTCAGATACAAACAGAATTAACAAGTACCAAACGTGTAGGGTTTCACCAATATACATTTCTTAAAAACACAAAGCCTTCAATTCTGTTTAACCTAAACACCATTTTGGGTCCGTGTGTAAATTCGGGTGGCTTATTAGAACTAAATAATGGCAATGAACTTTCTGGTAGTGTTGTCATGGAGCCTACCTCTAGACGTCCAAAACCACTAACTGTTTATTTTAAAGTAAAATTAAACACTGAAATAACATCTATTGCACAAGATGAAGAAACAAAAAATTACCTCGTAAATTTAAAAAACACACAGGACAAGGTTTTGATGAAAGTGGGTATATCTTATACGTCTATTGAAAATGCAGATATTAATATTGATAAAGAATTACCTCACTGGAATTTTGAGGCTGTTGTAGAGCAATCAAAAAAAGAATGGAATAGTTTATTGAGTAGAATACAGGTAAAAGGAGGTACTGAAAAAGACCAAACCAGATTTTATACAGATTTATGGCATGCACTTCAAGGACGCAGAATAATTAGTGATATTAATGGTGCCTATCCTGACAATACTGGAGAAAAATTTAGGATAGGACAATTACCTCTAGATGAAGCTGGAGTCCCAAAATTTAATCATTATAATTCTGATTCATTTTGGGGAGCGCAATGGACCATAAATACGTTATGGGGTTTAGCGTATCCCGAAATTATGGAAGATTTTGTGCACTCTCTAATGCAGTATTATAAAGATGGTGGCTTAATACCCCGTGGGCCTTCTGGTGGTAATTATACCTATGTTATGACAGGTGCCTCATCAACACCTTTTATAGTTAGCGCTATTCAAAAAGGAATTATTCAAAACGATTTAGAATATATATATCAAGCTTTAAAAAAGAACCACCTGATTGATGGTATCATGGGAAAATCTGGTTACGAACACAACACCAACTTAGGGGGTGGTTTAAAATATTATATAAATAACGGCTATGTACCTTATCCGCTTCCTGATGGTAGGTTTGGTATTCATGAAGATGGTGCAAGCATGACCTTAGAGTATGCATACCAAGATTGGACATTAGCGCAATTAGCTAAAAAATTAAATCATATAGAAGATTATGATTATTTTATTAAGCGTTCAAAAAACTACCAAAATGTTTATGATGCTGAAACTACTTGGGTACGCCCAAAAAATATTGAAGGTGTTTGGAAAAAAGACTTTGACCCCTATCAAGTAGAAAACGGGTTTATAGAATCTAATAGCGCACAATCAACTTGGTTTGTTCCTCATGATTTAAGTGGCTTAGCAGAACTAATGGGAGGCAAAGAAAGCGCAGTAAAAAAATTAAATTATCAATTTGTAAAAGCAGAAGATTTAAATTTTGCGGCAGGTACATCACATTCTGTTGAAACTCATCCAGAGTATAGTAGAGTGCCTATTAATTTTGGAAATCAGCCTTCTATTCAAACTTCCTTTGTGTTTAACCAATTAAACAGGCCAGACCTTACACAGTATTGGACACGTAAGGTTATTGAAAAAACTTTTAGTGGTTTATCGCCTGCAACAGGTTATAATGGTGATGAAGATCAGGGACTTATGGGGAGTTTAAATGTATTGTTGAAAATGGGTTTGTTTCAAATGAATGGAGGTACTGAAGAAAACCCCGAATATCAAATTGGAAGTCCTCTTTTTGAAGAAGTTAATATTAAATTACACCCAGATTATTATTCAAATAGTATCTTTACAATTAAAGCAAAAAATAACAGCACTTCCAATATTTATGTAAATCAAATTAAATTTAATGAACAACCTATTGAAAACTATAAAATAGATCACAATGCTATTATTTCAGGTGGTGAATTGAATTTGGAGATGTCAAATAAACCTAATAAAAAATAG